The segment AAGTTAGTGTTTCACAGCGGTTCAGTGCAGGTTTCCTCAAGCTTTTAAATAGATTGTGAGACAATAaataactgctttttttttttgtagaggCTGTTCAAAGTCTCTCATCATTCTTGTGTGAAAATCCTTCagtaaacagaaacagaacacaagcacgcacacatgcacacgcacaggCACATCTTTGTGAGAacatacacttttatttatttaaccagaagTCCCGTTGACACATTTCATAATAAATACCAGGTCAGattaaaacaacagattaaaAACTGTTAGGAATGCGTTCACTGGGACACTGAATAAATTTCACCCAtcgttgtttttctttcttttatttatttatgaaatgttCGGTAGTACAACAATTACATGAAGTTACATTTgatgtaatattttatttttggcttcTATGCTATAGGCCCTTGCTCTAAACCAAACTAAATGCCTAACGCCAACTAATTTAACAAGGCTActtaatacctaaccctaaccttaacctaaaatcagttcctcagaaaagattttctgcctcataaggaccaggttttggtctccacaaggGGGTCCCAACAAAGTTGTTGTTTGTGCCTCGAAAGGTTCTAACGaggtcataaataaataaacaaataaataaatgactaaatacAGGCGCACAGAGCACAGCCTCCCTGTTGGCGATAACGTTTGCTTTGTCACTTTTCATCGCACAAGGTTAATCATTTCAGGTCTCGGGCCACACCAGAGTCTTAATGTGTGAACGTCTTGTAACATTTTGGGACATGACAGAGACGACCAGACTTCAGCGATGTCTCAGTACTTAAAACTCCTGGTAagaaacatttgacatttattaataataagcaACATCACCATCATGATCATTTATGTCTCGACCTCTCTCGGGATACACGTGTGACAGCCAGGGTTtcaattaaaacttaaaaaaaaaaatacttcattttaattaaattgtctATTTTATTAAAGGTTGTGACTGATTGCTTTTCTGCTCACTGAGCCAACATAAATAATTCAACACACTAATATGATAAATGCAAGCCTTGGGCTAAGTGTTAATGGGAATGTggactataataataataataacaataataattggtAGAAaggttgttcttgttgtttatgtaAAGAAATGTTGCCTGTAAAAGTCACTTTCTCTCTTCCTGCAGTTAGACCTGCCTGTTGTAATTGCTACAATATTTATCGCTGGCATAGGAGGCACGTTCCAGTATGgattctctgtgtctgtgttgacttCCCCTTCCGTTGTAAGTCGAGCTACCAAACACAATCAGCACATTTAATGATGTACAAGTGTGTTTTTGGGTTAACACACACCCAAGTGAGGTTAAAGTACAAGTGTATGTCACATGAACGTGGCACTAATTGTGCATGTGGTGTTTTCAGTTCATAATGGACTTGGTGAACGAAACGTGCGTGCAGAGGTACGGCGTCTCCTTGGAGTCGTGGCAGGTGTCTCTCATCTTTTCCTTcattgtttccattttctgcATCGGAGGGTTAGTGGGGTCGCTGGCGGCGAGTCCACTGGTGTCCAAATATGGCAGGTTAGTGGTGCTGCTGCAGCTAATGTAGCATtgaaaaaagttttttcaatTTTTGGATTATCTGCCTCAAACACGGACGTTTCTGTCTCCCTGCTCTACAGGAAAAGATGCCTTTTGTTCAACAACTTTGTGGCTATACTCGGAGCCTTGTTGATGCTCCTGAGCCGAAAAGCGCTCTCCTTTGAGATGATCATGGTGGCACGAATTCTCTATGGCATCAATTCAGGTAAATCTAGTATTGCACCTCACCATCACTTTCTATCTCTTCAATGTCTTAGTCTCATTCAGATCATTTGTCAATAATTCCATGTGTCTTTCCCTTCTTGTGTACGCCTCCAGGAGTCAGTCTCTGTGCTCACACCATCTACCTCATTGAATGTGCGCCCAAGAGGCTGCGAGGAATGGTGGGCGTCACCGTCGCTACCTTCATCTCCTTTGGGAAGTTCTGCGGTCAGCTGCTGGGGATCAGGTAAGGAGTCCGGGCgtaacacacactgtgcaggGGCAAGGTGAGGGGATCAGATGCTGGTCAGATCACATGACAGGTCAAGCGTGGGCTAAAGGAAAGCCGATCCGTCCATACCACCTTTACCCCTCAATTTGAAGTGACTTTTGGATGAATAGCATTTTGTAcagacgtttaaaaaaaaaacccaacaactctAACAGTAAATCCAGCTGACCGTGGTGATTTTCTGACTGTTCCTCTAGCACCACCATGAGGATAACATTTACACTTCTATGTGAAATGTAACAACAATTTCCCTCAAGATGATTTGTAGTGAAGTTTTATCAAGTCATCAGTTATGATAAAGACGACATCAGGATGCGGCAACATCTACAAAGAGTTAAATGACAgctaaacaagacatttttctAAACTACTTGTATAAGGATGATTTGTCTTAATCTGATagggttgtgttttttccccttctttatTAAGTTATGTACCTTCACTCttctattcattttaatatggaGAGGATATTTGTAAGTTTCTGATAAATATcttgtatgtttattttgtttgaaaagctGTAGAAAGCCGTAGGGACATTTTACTTGCACAGTTTTGCTTGGACACTgttctcttgtgttttcttgtctgtccttttttatttacttatttaatgatcaaaataaatttaatgtgtcaaattcaaacaaactgggtgtctagtctggtcaagagaggaaaaaagtgtTCAATTGAGGGTTGGCAATATGATATTTCACtgaaagtgcttgttttgatttggaaaaataaataatgacatatgaatctattaatatcaaaaacagaaaaataaatctaaaagtaagtaaataataatgtggtcAACTGTGATTAAAACGCTAAGCTCACAATTTAATgctgaatgtaatacatttaataatgtgataattacaactgaatgtcttattattgCTACTAAGACTAATATATTTAGGGTCCgaccctattgaaactgaaggaattattattctctttattcttcttgttatttttccttGAAATGAATCCTGAAATGTTGTGACCACATTTATCGTCTGAAAGTGGTTTGGTGAATGGGCGTCTGAAAACTGGTGTTCCGCTTGGATTGAATGCCGACTCAGATTTTGGcaatttcacaccaatggtatttgtCCTAGAGCTTTAATAAGTAtaatattctgtctatattctatcacctcatTGTGTGTAAATGAAGAGTAGGTCATGGGCACATGTAATCTATCGAGGGCCGCCCGTTTGACAGATCTGCTctaaacattcaaaaacattattACTGAGACTTGGATGCCTCCCTTTAAATGACTTAATGATATTGCCACTGTTGCGTGATATTGAGCTGTTGTTGCTCTTGCAGTGAATTACTTGGTACAGCAGAGAGGTGGCCATGGCTGCTCGGTTTCAACGGCTTCACGGCGTTACTTCAGCTCGCCACGCTTCCCTTCCTTCCAGAGTCTCCCAGCTTCCTGCTCCTGAACAGAGGAGATCGTCAGGCCTGTGAGAACGGTACGAAAAGGAACGAAAGCTCTCAATCTGGCCTCACCCACTTCATAATGTCCCCTTCTTAATGTGAAGTTTCAAGCAATTTTACTGTAGAATTTACAAGTGAATTAAAGTTTAACTCAGCTCAAT is part of the Solea senegalensis isolate Sse05_10M linkage group LG15, IFAPA_SoseM_1, whole genome shotgun sequence genome and harbors:
- the LOC122782049 gene encoding solute carrier family 2, facilitated glucose transporter member 11-like, producing MSQYLKLLLDLPVVIATIFIAGIGGTFQYGFSVSVLTSPSVFIMDLVNETCVQRYGVSLESWQVSLIFSFIVSIFCIGGLVGSLAASPLVSKYGRKRCLLFNNFVAILGALLMLLSRKALSFEMIMVARILYGINSGVSLCAHTIYLIECAPKRLRGMVGVTVATFISFGKFCGQLLGISELLGTAERWPWLLGFNGFTALLQLATLPFLPESPSFLLLNRGDRQACENALRKLWGNKDYTREVDEMMKENVSMQNVSSRSLMDLFRDKSMRWQLITIIITFIGLQLCGINAVYFYSFDVFRAAGIQEQQLRYAALGTGLCEVTASFACVSNILLHSSKFFTTFISIRTLSDIF